A genomic segment from Pristiophorus japonicus isolate sPriJap1 chromosome 16, sPriJap1.hap1, whole genome shotgun sequence encodes:
- the glod4 gene encoding glyoxalase domain-containing protein 4 isoform X2 has product MVLGRALHFVFKVLRHEEFEEGCKASCNGPYDGRWSKTMVGFGSEDSHFVTELTYNYGVGDYRLGNDFLGITLQSSEAVSKAKKRGWALTKTQDGVFITEAPGGYKFVLVDKEQPQTDPVQKVTLAVSDLQRSIHYWSNLLGMKVYEKNDAKKLALLGYADDQCKLELQDIGCPVDHGTAYGRIAFSCPTEQLPGIETQMKKENQKILTPLVSLDTPGKAAVEVVILADPDGHEICLVGDEAFRELSRVDPDGSKLLEDAMAADKSGEWFAKHRKEKPSA; this is encoded by the exons ATGGTGCTGGGCAGGGCGCTGCACTTTGTGTTCAAG GTGCTGAGACACGAGGAGTTTGAAGAAggctgcaaggccagctgcaacgG CCCGTacgatggcagatggagtaaaaccaTGGTAGGGTTTGGCTCCGAGGACAGTCACTTTGTGACAGAACTGACGTATAATTATGGAGTGGGTGACTATCGCTTGGGGAATGACTTCTTG GGGATCACCCTTCAGTCGAGCGAGGCAGTCAGCAAGGCCAAGAAACGGGGCTGGGCGCTGACTAAAACTCAGGACGGGGTGTTTATAACCGAGGCCCCCGGAGGATACAAGTTTGTTCTGGTGGACAAGGAACAGCCACAGACAG ATCCTGTGCAGAAGGTAACCTTGGCAGTGTCGGACCTCCAGCGCTCAATCCATTACTGGTCCAACTTGCTTGGGATGAAAGTCTATGAGAAGAACGATGCTAAGAAGCTGGCCCTGCTAGGATACGCAGATGACCAG TGCAAGTTGGAACTGCAGGATATCGGGTGCCCTGTCGATCACGGCACAGCTTACGGAAGAATCGCTTTCTCTTGTCCAACAGAGCAG TTGCCAGGTATCGAGACCCAGATGAAGAAGGAGAATCAGAAGATCCTGACTCCGTTGGTGAGTCTGGACACTCCAGGCAAGGCGGCGGTGGAGGTCGTGATCCTGGCCGACCCG GATGGCCATGAAATCTGCCTTGTGGGCGATGAGGCTTTCCGCGAGCTCTCCAGGGTGGATCCCGATGGCAGCAAACTACTGGAGGAC GCTATGGCGGCAGACAAGAGCGGCGAGTGGTTTGCCAAGCACCGGAAGGAGAAGCCCTCCGCGTGA
- the mrm3a gene encoding rRNA methyltransferase 3A, mitochondrial translates to MAARICRTGGRLLRPLLLLPGPAKRHVRALRRRPIEVLYPGGEGGRPGPSPSPGRGTPGRPPARGEREQKREEVPAVGSRSSGPPAQALGLPYHKAAPGDKRLAKVATIVKSKRFRDQHGKVLLEGRRLITDALGAGAMLQTLFFSTADTLKELPLEKLKGVQLIKVKFEEIKMWSDLVTPQGAMGIFAKPEHSKMKYPAVEQQHSIPLFLICDNIRDPGNLGTILRSAVAAGCNKILLTKGCVDVWEPKVLRAGMGAHFRIPVVPNLDWDTVPNYLTASTRVHVADHRSPGAESPAMPVRSPANGPGWAPAGQAEDQESDGEGAFPLSLPSVGAQCCYQPWAQGQTALVIGGETHGLSLEALFLAEKTRGQRLYIPMIPSVDSLNTAMAASILLFEGRRQLLFEDRGGRRDQKHLAAAVPE, encoded by the exons ATGGCGGCACGGATTTGCCGGACGGGGGGCCGGCTGCTCAGGCCGCTGCTGCTGCTCCCGGGCCCGGCCAAGCGACACGTCCGGGCGCTCAGGCGGAGGCCCATCGAGGTGCTGTACCCCGGCGGCGAGGGAGGCCGGCCGGGCCCGAGCCCGAGCCCGGGGAGAGGGACGCCGGGCCGCCCGCCTGCCCGCGGGGAGCGGGAGCAGAAGCGGGAGGAGGTGCCGGCGGTGGGGAGCAGGAGCAGCGGCCCCCCGGCTCAGGCTCTCGGACTCCCCTACCACAAGGCCGCTCCCGGGGACAAGCGGCTGGC GAAAGTCGCGACCATCGTGAAGTCCAAGAGGTTCCGGGACCAGCACGGGAAGGTCCTGCTGGAGGGGCGGCGGTTGATAACCGATGCCCTGGGAGCCGGAGCGATGCTGCAGACGCTTTTCTTCAGCACTGCCGACACGCTGAAGGAGCTGCCCCTGGAGAAACTGAAAGGTGTCCAGCTGATCAAAGTGAAGTTCGAAGagatcaagatgtggtctgaccttgTAACTCCCCAGGGAGCAATGG GGATTTTTGCAAAGCCAGAACATTCCAAGATGAAGTATCCAGCAGTAGAACAGCAGCACTCCATACCTCTCTTCCTCATCTGTGACAACATCCGAGATCCTGGAAACCTGGGGACGATACTGCGATCTGCAGTGGCTGCTGGGTGCAATAAAATATTGTTGACCAAAG GCTGTGTGGACGTCTGGGAACCCAAAGTGCTCCGGGCCGGAATGGGTGCTCACTTCCGCATCCCCGTTGTTCCAAACCTCGATTGGGACACAGTCCCCAACTACCTGACCGCCAGCACCCGCGTTCACGTGGCCGACCATCGCAGCCCGGGCGCCGAGAGCCCCGCGATGCCTGTCCGATCCCCCGCCAACGGCCCGGGCTGGGCGCCCGCGGGGCAGGCCGAAGACCAGGAGAGCGACGGCGAGGGGGCATTCCCGCTCTCGCTGCCCAGCGTGGGGGCTCAGTGCTGCTACCAGCCCTGGGCGCAGGGGCAGACGGCCCTGGTGATCGGGGGCGAGACCCACGGGCTCAGCCTGGAAGCCCTGTTCTTGGCGGAGAAGACGCGGGGCCAACGCCTGTACATCCCCATGATTCCGAGCGTGGACAGCCTCAACACAGCCATGGCGGCCAGCATTTTACTGTTTGAGGGCAGGAGGCAGCTCCTGTTCGAGGACCGCGGAGGCCGACGGGACCAGAAGCACCTAGCAGCGGCGGTGCCCGAATGA
- the glod4 gene encoding glyoxalase domain-containing protein 4 isoform X3 has protein sequence MVGFGSEDSHFVTELTYNYGVGDYRLGNDFLGITLQSSEAVSKAKKRGWALTKTQDGVFITEAPGGYKFVLVDKEQPQTDPVQKVTLAVSDLQRSIHYWSNLLGMKVYEKNDAKKLALLGYADDQCKLELQDIGCPVDHGTAYGRIAFSCPTEQLPGIETQMKKENQKILTPLVSLDTPGKAAVEVVILADPDGHEICLVGDEAFRELSRVDPDGSKLLEDAMAADKSGEWFAKHRKEKPSA, from the exons aTGGTAGGGTTTGGCTCCGAGGACAGTCACTTTGTGACAGAACTGACGTATAATTATGGAGTGGGTGACTATCGCTTGGGGAATGACTTCTTG GGGATCACCCTTCAGTCGAGCGAGGCAGTCAGCAAGGCCAAGAAACGGGGCTGGGCGCTGACTAAAACTCAGGACGGGGTGTTTATAACCGAGGCCCCCGGAGGATACAAGTTTGTTCTGGTGGACAAGGAACAGCCACAGACAG ATCCTGTGCAGAAGGTAACCTTGGCAGTGTCGGACCTCCAGCGCTCAATCCATTACTGGTCCAACTTGCTTGGGATGAAAGTCTATGAGAAGAACGATGCTAAGAAGCTGGCCCTGCTAGGATACGCAGATGACCAG TGCAAGTTGGAACTGCAGGATATCGGGTGCCCTGTCGATCACGGCACAGCTTACGGAAGAATCGCTTTCTCTTGTCCAACAGAGCAG TTGCCAGGTATCGAGACCCAGATGAAGAAGGAGAATCAGAAGATCCTGACTCCGTTGGTGAGTCTGGACACTCCAGGCAAGGCGGCGGTGGAGGTCGTGATCCTGGCCGACCCG GATGGCCATGAAATCTGCCTTGTGGGCGATGAGGCTTTCCGCGAGCTCTCCAGGGTGGATCCCGATGGCAGCAAACTACTGGAGGAC GCTATGGCGGCAGACAAGAGCGGCGAGTGGTTTGCCAAGCACCGGAAGGAGAAGCCCTCCGCGTGA
- the glod4 gene encoding glyoxalase domain-containing protein 4 isoform X1, with the protein MVLGRALHFVFKVGDRGRTASFYRDILGMTVLRHEEFEEGCKASCNGPYDGRWSKTMVGFGSEDSHFVTELTYNYGVGDYRLGNDFLGITLQSSEAVSKAKKRGWALTKTQDGVFITEAPGGYKFVLVDKEQPQTDPVQKVTLAVSDLQRSIHYWSNLLGMKVYEKNDAKKLALLGYADDQCKLELQDIGCPVDHGTAYGRIAFSCPTEQLPGIETQMKKENQKILTPLVSLDTPGKAAVEVVILADPDGHEICLVGDEAFRELSRVDPDGSKLLEDAMAADKSGEWFAKHRKEKPSA; encoded by the exons ATGGTGCTGGGCAGGGCGCTGCACTTTGTGTTCAAGGTGGGAGACCGCGGCCGCACCGCCAGCTTCTACAGGGACATTCTGGGCATGACT GTGCTGAGACACGAGGAGTTTGAAGAAggctgcaaggccagctgcaacgG CCCGTacgatggcagatggagtaaaaccaTGGTAGGGTTTGGCTCCGAGGACAGTCACTTTGTGACAGAACTGACGTATAATTATGGAGTGGGTGACTATCGCTTGGGGAATGACTTCTTG GGGATCACCCTTCAGTCGAGCGAGGCAGTCAGCAAGGCCAAGAAACGGGGCTGGGCGCTGACTAAAACTCAGGACGGGGTGTTTATAACCGAGGCCCCCGGAGGATACAAGTTTGTTCTGGTGGACAAGGAACAGCCACAGACAG ATCCTGTGCAGAAGGTAACCTTGGCAGTGTCGGACCTCCAGCGCTCAATCCATTACTGGTCCAACTTGCTTGGGATGAAAGTCTATGAGAAGAACGATGCTAAGAAGCTGGCCCTGCTAGGATACGCAGATGACCAG TGCAAGTTGGAACTGCAGGATATCGGGTGCCCTGTCGATCACGGCACAGCTTACGGAAGAATCGCTTTCTCTTGTCCAACAGAGCAG TTGCCAGGTATCGAGACCCAGATGAAGAAGGAGAATCAGAAGATCCTGACTCCGTTGGTGAGTCTGGACACTCCAGGCAAGGCGGCGGTGGAGGTCGTGATCCTGGCCGACCCG GATGGCCATGAAATCTGCCTTGTGGGCGATGAGGCTTTCCGCGAGCTCTCCAGGGTGGATCCCGATGGCAGCAAACTACTGGAGGAC GCTATGGCGGCAGACAAGAGCGGCGAGTGGTTTGCCAAGCACCGGAAGGAGAAGCCCTCCGCGTGA